In one window of Kosmotoga pacifica DNA:
- a CDS encoding ATP-dependent helicase, whose amino-acid sequence MRENIKKYRLKPNPVPEFINNSLDLEQLDAVVNSVGRTLIVAGPGSGKTRVITYKIAYLVSSGIKPENILLVTFTRAASHEMIERARRVSGSDLKGMLAGTFHHVCNHFLRKYSKRVDIDANFTILDREDAKDLIKHCRAQLIEELGKKNSSILPSAGVLQSIYSYAVNCGLSLREAIVHQNKKFLGIEEHIEEIWKRYTVLKLENNSMDYDDLLVKALQLFENNSEVLEIESTRFRWILVDEFQDTNILQYRLLELLSNVHGNLIVVGDDAQSIYSFRGARFENVFDFLNKGDTKVFKIQTNYRSTPEIVKLINNIVPTNSVEKNLKAVRTSGPLPVVAETWDNMEEANFVAQKIEEHINDGISPERIAVLYRSHYHSLELQMELDRRKIDYILFSGPKFVETAHVKDIISFLKVLINPSDQLSWGRVLRLFPGVGISTSLKIIDSLRTCMGDQKRIIEKLKAFSTSRIKLEHLIDILSSADAELQPANVIQLVHNNFYENYLDEKYPDARERKLDIERLEEIAERYSGISEFLEDLAVSEKVDIERERVEKESKVVLSTVHQAKGLEWDVVFVIAVNPGDFPSYFAVNEGNIDEEERVFYVAITRARDYLYLVRQKGGRSRPMMGNRYVFRSGYDFITRIPEDAVEFWDVGWDL is encoded by the coding sequence ATGAGAGAAAACATTAAGAAGTATCGCCTAAAACCCAACCCAGTTCCAGAATTTATCAACAATTCACTGGATCTTGAACAGTTGGATGCGGTCGTTAATTCCGTTGGGAGAACACTAATCGTCGCAGGGCCAGGCTCTGGCAAAACAAGAGTCATAACTTACAAGATCGCTTACCTTGTCTCTTCCGGAATAAAACCCGAAAATATTCTATTGGTAACTTTCACCCGGGCGGCTTCACACGAAATGATTGAACGGGCCCGGAGGGTGAGCGGTTCAGATTTAAAAGGGATGCTTGCGGGAACTTTCCATCACGTGTGCAATCACTTTTTAAGGAAGTACTCCAAGCGAGTGGATATCGACGCTAATTTCACAATACTCGATAGAGAAGACGCCAAAGATCTTATAAAACACTGTCGTGCACAGCTCATAGAAGAACTTGGCAAGAAGAATTCATCGATTTTACCAAGCGCCGGAGTACTTCAATCAATCTATTCTTACGCGGTTAACTGCGGGCTTTCTTTGAGAGAAGCAATAGTTCATCAGAACAAGAAATTCCTCGGAATTGAGGAACACATTGAGGAAATATGGAAAAGGTACACTGTTCTAAAATTAGAAAATAATTCAATGGACTATGATGACCTCCTCGTAAAAGCACTCCAGCTCTTTGAAAACAATTCCGAAGTCCTTGAAATTGAATCAACAAGATTTCGATGGATACTGGTCGATGAGTTTCAGGATACAAATATTCTCCAATATCGGTTACTCGAGTTGCTTTCGAATGTTCACGGTAACCTTATAGTGGTGGGAGATGATGCGCAGTCGATTTACTCCTTTAGGGGAGCTCGATTTGAAAACGTGTTTGATTTCCTGAACAAGGGAGATACAAAAGTTTTCAAAATACAAACTAACTATCGTTCCACACCCGAAATAGTCAAACTGATAAACAATATAGTCCCTACAAACTCTGTCGAAAAAAACCTTAAAGCTGTAAGAACTTCCGGGCCACTTCCGGTAGTTGCTGAAACCTGGGATAACATGGAAGAAGCAAATTTTGTCGCCCAGAAGATTGAGGAACATATCAACGATGGAATTTCACCTGAGAGAATCGCTGTCCTCTACAGATCACATTACCACTCTCTGGAACTGCAGATGGAGCTTGACAGAAGAAAGATCGATTACATATTATTTTCAGGACCAAAATTCGTTGAGACAGCTCATGTGAAAGATATTATTTCCTTTCTCAAAGTTCTTATTAATCCTTCCGACCAGCTTTCATGGGGGAGGGTTTTAAGGCTTTTCCCTGGAGTTGGAATTTCCACATCACTAAAAATAATCGATTCCTTAAGAACTTGTATGGGTGATCAAAAGAGGATAATAGAGAAATTGAAGGCTTTTAGCACCAGCAGAATAAAACTTGAGCATCTCATCGATATTCTCTCAAGTGCAGATGCTGAATTACAGCCCGCCAATGTGATACAGCTTGTTCATAACAATTTCTATGAAAATTATCTCGATGAAAAGTATCCTGACGCCCGGGAACGTAAACTGGATATCGAAAGGCTAGAAGAGATCGCAGAGAGATATTCGGGCATCTCTGAGTTCCTCGAGGATCTCGCCGTTAGCGAAAAAGTGGACATTGAAAGGGAAAGAGTGGAGAAAGAATCAAAAGTGGTTTTAAGCACTGTACATCAGGCGAAAGGCTTGGAATGGGACGTTGTTTTTGTGATCGCGGTAAATCCTGGGGATTTTCCAAGTTATTTTGCGGTCAATGAAGGTAATATTGACGAGGAAGAGCGAGTATTTTATGTTGCCATAACTAGAGCACGCGACTATTTATACCTTGTACGCCAAAAAGGTGGAAGAAGCCGGCCCATGATGGGGAACAGGTATGTTTTCAGATCTGGCTACGATTTCATTACCAGAATCCCCGAAGATGCGGTGGAGTTCTGGGATGTAGGATGGGATCTTTAA
- a CDS encoding sodium-translocating pyrophosphatase: MNALYLPLIAGLISTVFAFVMLRRTLRFSPGDETMQKLSGYVQEGASAFLKEESRKIFAVAILIAAALGIIFQSFKYPIALLFGAFISELAGVIGMYAATRANARVAEGAKNGLSQAFRVAFSGGSVMGLSVAGFSLTGLAIVMLVFKDSFIYEGITEVSRAFGKISFLDSVMIISSYSLGASLIALFDRVGGGMYTKAADMSADLVGKIEAGIPEDDPRNPATIADNVGDNVGDVAGLGADILESYVASVVSAIVLAIFMKLADKEIVNGIINWGMSSEQYYRLILLPVLIAGAGVISSLIGVIVVSNFRAKDARKALSFGNVFTGILVLASTALVIGLYAPDYKFKDAFIVNPDFVSKWRIFFAIASGLVAGLIISKLSEYFTSTDYSPTRKLAQKTQSGVAINITSGLALGMGSTLWPVITLSLAILGAYWAAGVYGIAIAALGMLSFVGYIVSVDSYGPVADNAGGIAQMAKLDPKVREITDKLDSVGNTTAAIGKGFAIGSAAFAALALIVSYIWGTAQSAEEIVNNPVINLVEPYTIVGVIIGAMLPFFFTSLLIKGVADSADLMITEIRRQFREHKGILTGEETPDYKRCIEITTKGAISRMLPPGLIAILTPFIVGFLFGKAAVAGLLLGGLGSAIMIALFTANSGGAWDNAKKFIEEGNYGGKGTDVHAAAVVGDTVGDPLKDTVGPSMDILIKLMSVVSLVFGSLFPNKPFFM, encoded by the coding sequence ATGAATGCACTTTATCTACCACTGATTGCTGGTCTAATCTCAACGGTTTTCGCGTTTGTTATGCTAAGGAGGACTCTCAGGTTTTCTCCCGGAGACGAAACGATGCAAAAACTTTCCGGTTACGTGCAAGAAGGTGCCTCTGCTTTTCTTAAGGAGGAATCCAGAAAGATCTTCGCCGTAGCAATTCTCATCGCCGCCGCTCTGGGGATAATATTTCAATCGTTCAAGTACCCAATAGCACTTCTTTTTGGTGCTTTCATTTCAGAACTTGCAGGCGTTATCGGGATGTACGCCGCTACCAGAGCAAATGCCAGAGTGGCTGAAGGTGCTAAAAATGGACTCTCACAAGCTTTCAGAGTTGCCTTCTCTGGTGGCTCGGTTATGGGGCTTTCCGTTGCTGGATTCTCCTTAACCGGGCTTGCAATAGTTATGCTGGTCTTCAAAGATTCTTTTATCTATGAAGGAATCACAGAGGTTTCAAGAGCTTTCGGTAAAATCTCATTCCTTGATTCGGTAATGATCATCAGTTCATATTCGTTGGGTGCAAGTTTAATTGCGCTTTTCGACAGAGTCGGTGGTGGCATGTATACTAAAGCCGCCGATATGAGTGCTGACCTCGTGGGTAAAATCGAAGCGGGAATCCCAGAAGATGATCCCAGGAATCCCGCTACGATTGCTGATAATGTCGGCGATAACGTGGGTGATGTTGCTGGTCTTGGGGCGGATATACTCGAATCTTACGTTGCTTCCGTTGTTTCGGCCATCGTTCTTGCGATATTCATGAAGCTCGCCGACAAAGAGATCGTCAACGGCATTATCAACTGGGGAATGAGCTCTGAGCAATATTACAGACTCATTCTTCTTCCTGTTTTGATTGCAGGTGCTGGTGTGATCTCCTCACTCATCGGAGTAATAGTTGTGTCTAACTTTAGAGCAAAAGATGCAAGAAAAGCTCTTAGCTTCGGTAACGTGTTTACGGGTATACTCGTGCTGGCATCGACGGCTTTGGTTATTGGTCTTTATGCTCCCGATTACAAATTCAAAGACGCATTCATTGTGAATCCCGACTTCGTTTCAAAATGGAGGATTTTCTTCGCAATAGCAAGTGGTCTTGTTGCAGGTCTGATAATCAGTAAGCTCAGTGAATACTTCACGTCTACCGATTACAGTCCTACCCGAAAACTTGCTCAAAAGACCCAGTCTGGCGTCGCTATCAATATTACCTCTGGCCTTGCTTTGGGCATGGGAAGTACTTTATGGCCGGTTATTACCCTGTCGCTTGCTATTCTTGGCGCCTACTGGGCCGCGGGTGTATACGGGATAGCCATTGCAGCCTTGGGAATGCTCTCTTTTGTGGGATACATCGTTAGTGTTGACAGCTATGGTCCTGTGGCAGACAACGCCGGTGGAATTGCACAGATGGCAAAACTCGATCCAAAAGTCAGAGAAATAACTGATAAACTCGATTCCGTCGGTAATACCACCGCTGCAATAGGTAAAGGATTCGCCATCGGTTCAGCAGCATTTGCAGCGCTCGCGTTGATCGTTTCCTATATCTGGGGTACTGCCCAATCTGCAGAAGAAATCGTCAACAATCCAGTTATCAATCTTGTAGAACCATATACCATCGTTGGTGTCATTATCGGGGCTATGTTACCTTTCTTCTTCACTTCGTTGTTGATAAAGGGTGTCGCAGATTCAGCAGATCTAATGATAACAGAGATAAGAAGACAGTTCCGCGAACACAAAGGTATATTGACGGGTGAAGAAACACCAGACTATAAGAGATGTATAGAGATCACAACAAAAGGTGCCATCAGCAGGATGCTCCCTCCTGGACTCATAGCCATCCTCACTCCCTTCATAGTAGGTTTTCTCTTTGGAAAAGCAGCCGTTGCTGGTTTGCTTCTCGGTGGTCTTGGAAGTGCTATAATGATCGCGCTCTTCACTGCAAATTCTGGTGGTGCCTGGGACAACGCAAAGAAATTCATTGAAGAAGGCAACTACGGTGGGAAAGGCACAGATGTTCATGCAGCCGCCGTTGTTGGTGATACAGTGGGTGATCCGTTGAAAGACACCGTGGGGCCATCGATGGATATCTTGATAAAGTTAATGTCGGTAGTTTCTCTGGTATTTGGTTCGCTTTTCCCAAACAAACCGTTCTTCATGTGA